Proteins found in one Mucilaginibacter gracilis genomic segment:
- the htpG gene encoding molecular chaperone HtpG, with the protein MQEKGTISIHTENIFPIIKKFLYSDHEIFLRELVSNAVDATQKIKRLASLGQYNGTLGELQVEVAFDEAAKTITISDNGLGMTADEIKKYINQIAFSGATEFMEKFKDAKDANEIIGRFGLGFYSAFMVADQVEIQTLSYQDGAEPARWICDGSTEFEISEGNRTTRGTDIILHINADGEEFLDRGRIQTILDKYCKFLPVRIKFGTNTDREPDGEDAEGKAKYIEVETDNIINNTSPIWTKAPADLKDEDYLDFYKELYPFSEDPLFWIHLNVDYPFNLTGVLYFPKVKNDFEIQKNKIKLFSRQVFITDEVKDIVPEFLMLLHGVIDSPDIPLNVSRSFLQADGNVKKINNYITKKVADKLSELFKSDRKAYEEKWEDIGLFVKYGMISEEKFYDKAKDFALLTNTKKEFFTLDEYKTKVAPNQTDKDGTTVYLYTNDPAKQDTFIQSANKKDYDVLLMNSPIDNHFVAQLEQKLEKTTVKRVDADVVDKLIKKEDAPAHVLTEEQSTKVKAIFDKAVAKANFKVEIESLNPDELPVTVTMDEFMRRMKDMAAMGGGMSFYGSMPDNYKVSINGNHKLISRIAQAETEEEQTQLAKQAFDLALLSQGMLTGPELTEFVNRSVSLI; encoded by the coding sequence ATGCAAGAAAAAGGAACGATCTCGATACATACCGAGAATATTTTCCCGATCATTAAAAAGTTTTTATACTCCGACCATGAGATTTTCCTGCGCGAGTTAGTTTCAAACGCTGTTGATGCCACCCAAAAAATAAAACGCCTGGCATCGTTAGGCCAATACAACGGTACACTTGGCGAGTTGCAGGTTGAAGTTGCTTTTGATGAAGCGGCAAAAACAATTACCATATCCGACAATGGTTTGGGTATGACTGCCGACGAGATTAAGAAATACATTAACCAGATTGCCTTCTCGGGAGCAACCGAGTTTATGGAGAAGTTTAAGGATGCCAAAGATGCTAACGAGATTATTGGCCGCTTTGGACTTGGCTTTTACTCTGCCTTTATGGTTGCCGATCAGGTTGAGATACAAACCCTTTCATACCAGGACGGTGCTGAACCGGCCCGCTGGATATGCGACGGCAGCACCGAATTTGAAATTAGCGAAGGCAACCGCACCACCCGCGGCACCGACATTATATTACACATTAACGCCGATGGTGAAGAGTTTTTAGACCGGGGACGCATACAAACCATACTTGATAAGTATTGCAAATTTTTGCCTGTACGTATTAAATTTGGCACCAATACCGACAGGGAACCCGATGGCGAAGATGCTGAAGGCAAAGCAAAATATATTGAGGTTGAAACTGATAACATCATCAACAACACCAGCCCCATCTGGACCAAGGCTCCTGCCGACCTGAAGGATGAAGATTACCTTGATTTTTACAAAGAGTTATATCCTTTCTCGGAAGACCCGCTATTTTGGATACACCTTAATGTTGATTATCCGTTTAACCTTACCGGCGTATTGTATTTCCCTAAGGTGAAAAACGATTTTGAGATACAAAAAAACAAGATCAAATTATTTTCGCGCCAGGTATTTATTACCGATGAGGTTAAAGACATTGTTCCCGAATTTTTGATGTTGCTTCACGGTGTTATTGATTCGCCGGATATTCCGTTGAACGTATCACGTAGCTTTTTACAGGCCGATGGTAACGTTAAAAAGATTAACAACTACATCACCAAAAAAGTAGCTGATAAACTAAGCGAACTATTTAAAAGCGACCGCAAAGCCTACGAAGAAAAGTGGGAGGATATTGGCCTGTTTGTTAAATACGGTATGATAAGCGAAGAAAAGTTTTATGATAAAGCTAAAGACTTTGCCTTGTTAACCAACACCAAAAAAGAGTTTTTTACTTTAGATGAATACAAAACCAAGGTAGCACCAAACCAAACCGATAAAGACGGCACTACAGTTTACCTTTACACTAACGACCCGGCTAAACAGGATACCTTTATCCAATCGGCCAATAAAAAGGATTACGATGTGTTGTTGATGAATTCGCCTATCGATAATCACTTTGTAGCACAGTTAGAGCAAAAACTGGAAAAAACTACGGTAAAACGTGTTGATGCCGATGTTGTTGACAAGCTGATTAAAAAGGAAGATGCACCGGCACACGTGTTAACCGAAGAGCAATCAACCAAAGTTAAAGCCATATTTGATAAAGCCGTAGCCAAAGCCAACTTTAAGGTTGAAATTGAAAGCCTTAACCCCGATGAGTTACCGGTAACCGTAACTATGGACGAGTTTATGCGCCGCATGAAAGATATGGCTGCAATGGGTGGCGGTATGAGTTTTTACGGCTCGATGCCCGACAACTACAAGGTATCGATAAACGGTAACCACAAATTAATAAGCCGTATAGCACAAGCCGAAACCGAAGAAGAGCAAACCCAATTAGCTAAACAAGCGTTTGATTTAGCCCTGCTTTCGCAAGGTATGTTAACCGGCCCCGAGTTAACAGAGTTTGTTAACAGAAGCGTTAGTTTGATATAA